A window of Babesia microti strain RI chromosome III, complete genome contains these coding sequences:
- a CDS encoding hypothetical protein (overlaps_old_locusTagID:BBM_III02680) — MNNNRNSGLDNKGNSHYISQKSHAPVDRSDYNCTQSQSRLVGRRNVFSAHLNGELQPQRSLITLTELNINKHPNLKPQHNPFDKYGCILPRKPLRETLSAPAIIKTTRSERRNYNIPSDDNNSSFLTQPANTRQQHFDSNPQNIIHTVNIHNTIPNTLPNTTLNYGRSNSRSTTVPDEFNGLEMGTPLAGHQTYREEATVCQNVGPVEAAKRYLKDAFETRRATSRADMAHDIPDFYNTNEMLTGRQFWHKLFQPKYINRTTLDPTEAASSTNILKRHKSIDRSEEATPPKGKLQEISKLLKSAKESTNIESFEQSLNKLQNVVNLMLYEQLLPTMDNLDSEYSKPVTIQPEDIPTVREISMNDNAIECDNLVYDACTMSAKRNLDGLGTHIGEIYDVNDEFMSTDPVDYATLVTRFGKVFYSPKFQTDKYVYRYIILPKQSQDAAEALCKQRAILKNSGQNEINSPVIACEKSKFVRFLDEPEILRQLGIHMSSGWQHFFVFKNSIKEIILRRKI, encoded by the coding sequence ATGAATAATAATCGAAATAGTGGGCTGGATAACAAGGGGAACAGCCATTATATATCGCAAAAATCACATGCGCCAGTCGATCGAAGTGATTATAACTGTACCCAAAGCCAATCTAGATTGGTGGGTAGAAGGAATGTGTTCAGCGCCCATTTGAACGGAGAATTGCAACCGCAACGGTCACTCATAACCTTAACTGAACTAAATATCAACAAACACCCCAACTTGAAACCTCAGCACAATCCATTTGACAAATATGGCTGTATATTACCTAGGAAACCATTACGGGAGACTCTTTCAGCACCAGctataataaaaacaaCCCGGAGTGAAAGAAGGAATTATAATATCCCAtctgatgataataatagCAGCTTTCTAACCCAACCTGCTAATACACGGCAACAACACTTTGACTCTAACCCCCAAAATATCATACACACTGTCAATATCCACAATACTATACCAAATACACTTCCTAATACTACGCTCAATTACGGAAGGAGTAATTCTCGATCAACAACTGTACCTGATGAGTTTAATGGACTTGAAATGGGCACTCCCTTGGCTGGGCATCAAACGTATAGAGAAGAAGCCACCGTTTGTCAAAATGTTGGACCAGTTGAGGCAGCAAAACGATATTTAAAGGATGCATTTGAAACCAGGAGGGCTACAAGTAGGGCCGATATGGCACATGATATACCAGATTTCTATAACACAAATGAGATGTTAACTGGCCGTCAATTTTGGCACAAATTGTTCCAACCTAAGTACATAAATCGCACAACTCTAGATCCAACGGAAGCAGCTTCTTCCACTAACATATTGAAACGACataaatcaattgataGAAGCGAAGAAGCTACTCCCCCAAAGGGAAAACTTCAGgaaatatctaaattactTAAATCCGCGAAGGAATCCACGAATATCGAGTCATTTGAGCAATCATTGAACAAATTGCAGAATGTCGTAAATTTGATGCTCTACGAACAATTGTTGCCCACGATGGATAATTTGGATAGTGAATATAGCAAACCTGTGACTATACAACCGGAGGATATTCCAACGGTGAGGGAGATCTCCATGAACGATAATGCCATAGAGTGTGATAATCTTGTTTACGATGCATGTACTATGTCTGCCAAGCGTAATTTGGATGGTTTGGGCACCCATATCGGTGAGATTTACGACGTCAATGATGAATTCATGTCAACTGATCCGGTAGATTATGCCACATTAGTCACCCGATTTGGTAAAGTGTTTTATTCCCCAAAGTTTCAAACGGACAAGTACGTTTACCGCTATATTATTTTGCCAAAACAATCTCAGGATGCAGCAGAAGCGTTATGCAAACAAAGGGCCATTTTAAAGAATAGTGGACAGAATGAGATAAATTCCCCTGTAATTGCATGTgaaaaatccaaatttgtGCGATTCCTAGACGAGCCTGAGATTCTCAGACAATTGGGAATTCACATGTCTAGTGGTTGGCAGcatttttttgtatttaaaaattccattaAAGAGATTATTTTGAGGAGGAAGATTTAG
- a CDS encoding hypothetical protein (overlaps_old_locusTagID:BBM_III02685), whose amino-acid sequence MAEGSRKQTGVNMEKVEKLLTYIARKIDEQRPSNVIYFIIDILTKHYPNHFSSYLSVWKIDEELECEKQNVRDFFKHFNSSSEIGQHFINAGFDSLDSLCCLTPDTIDDIEAYNDAHWLPGHKVRVHQIFMNIVEMVGEYKEILRQKYLRQTYPDAFSQTKMVPKGFLPSPHYKTNDLTEKGGICNQVASGHISPGHISPGHLSPGHHTRGRLTQGHNMSPGGYTPYSEDLTTINMHKGGYDSVLSKIPSTQMAKRS is encoded by the exons ATGGCAGAAGGGAGTCGGAAACAGACGGGTGTTAATATGGAAAAGGTGGAAAAGTTGCTAACCTACATTGCCAGA aaaatCGATGAACAAAGACCTAGCAACGTAATATACTTCATAATCGATATCCTAACCAAACATTATCCTAACCATTTCTCATCCTACCTTTCTGTGTGGAAAATAG ACGAGGAATTGGAATGTGAAAAGCAGAACGTAAGAGATTTCTTCAAACACTTCAATTCATCATCGGAGATAGGACAACACTTCATCAACGCGGGTTTTGATAGC TTGGATTCACTTTGTTGTTTAACACCAGAcacaattgatgatattgaagCGTACAATGATGCACACTGGCTGCCTGGGCACAAAGTCAGAGTGCATCAAATCTTTATGAATATCGTAGAAATGGTGGGAGAGTATAAGGAAATTTTGcgccaaaaatatttgcgCCAAACCTATCCAGATGCTTTCTCGCAAACCAAGATGGTTCCAAAAGGCTTTTTGCCCTCCCCTCATTATAAAACAAAC GATTTAACTGAAAAGGGTGGAATATGTAACCAAGTTGCCTCTGGTCATATTTCCCCAGGTCATATATCCCCTGGACATTTGTCCCCTGGTCATCACACACGTGGACGTCTAACCCAAGGTCATAATATGTCACCCGGTGGATATACCCCTTATAGTGAAGATTTGACTACCATTAATATGCACAAGGGTGGATATGATAGTGTGTTGAGTAAGATTCCTTCTACACAAATGGCCAAGAGGAGCTAA
- a CDS encoding P1 nuclease, putative (overlaps_old_locusTagID:BBM_III02690) → MVHEAIALTAMSSIRDKNLSKLISALHGGDLVDFAYWGHTVESMIPQSSDLYVQPQYDKSCSKFYAECNNDDGLCLLNGIKFFYHRLLPNEIEKVNFRYPKDINFTDMDSIKYLVALIAELHDPMKFGLERDNFGRKIKVSVEHTPFFILTTFDTVKLVNDGDYKPVDKTLNEVIDSYLLDIFAERHQEFWYGGWTHVNSLGIKFHEEVEMFKRSLHNAFDIWGQETFHLLCTIYQKLIEHANEKGVSLGDIFSVNMPSDVQIHIVQLLQQHILLAGARISIVLNHILSTRSIDSGQTAIQMHSNDSHNPKTSVKLTRSISYLNGFLTNFTIFLIMALMLYVVINARNIKKILLKPVLSYRSSGIYH, encoded by the exons ATGGTTCACGAAGCCATTG CACTCACAGCTATGAGCTCCATTAGGGACAAGAATTTGAGCAAGTTAATTAGTGCTTTACATGGTGGAGATCTTGTAGATTTCGCCTACTGGGGACATACTGTGGAATCTATGATACCGCAATCATCCGACCTGTATGTGCAG CCACAATATGATAAGAGTTGCAGTAAATTCTATGCTGAGTGTAATAATGATGATGGCCTATGTCTACTCAACGGGATCAAGTTTTTTTACCACCGATTGCTACCAAATGAGATTGAGAAAGTGAACTTTAGGTACCCTAAAGATATCAATTTCACTGATATGGAttctatcaaatatttggtGGCACTAATAGCTGAACTACATGATCCTATGAAATTCGGGCTTGAACGTGATAATTTTGGCCGGAAAATCAAAGTATCTGTTGAACATACGCCATTCTTCATACTCACTACATTTGACACAGTGAAACTGGTAAATGATGGGGATTATAAGCCAGTGGATAAGACTTTGAATGAAGTGATTGATAGTTATTTGTTGGATATTTTTGCGGAGAGACATCAGGAATTCTGGTACGGCGGTTGGACTCATGTTAATAGTTTGGGAATCAAATTTCACGAGGAGGTGGAAATGTTTAAAAGGAGTTTGCACAATGCATTTGATATTTGGGGTCAAGAGACCTTTCACCTTTTGTGTACCATATACCAAAAGTTGATCGAACATGCCAATGAAAAAGGCGTTAGTTTGGGTGATATTTTTTCGGTTAATATGCCTTCTGATGTACAAATCCACATTGTCCAATTATTGCAACAACACATATTACTCGCAGGTGCTAGAATTTCAATAGTCCTAAACCACATACTTTCAACTAGAAGTATTGACTCTGGGCAAACTGCAATTCAAATGCATAGCAACGATTCTCATAATCCTAAGACATCAGTCAAGTTGACTAGGTCCATCAGTTACTTGAATGgatttttaacaaatttcaCTATATTCCTGATCATGGCTCTAATGTTATATGTTGTCATTAATGCTAGgaatattaaaaaaattctgCTAAAGCCCGTTTTGTCATATCGTTCTTCTGGAATTTACCATTGA
- a CDS encoding Ribosomal Proteins L2 C-terminal domain (overlaps_old_locusTagID:BBM_III02690;~overlaps_old_locusTagID:BBM_III02695), with product MSNGLVMCKRYFSQAYCNLKRVIPPLIDFETGFPKTNIAPPKVIDAFTIDKQKMLLKSYGLRESTFKGRVISQLSVKRVKFAGRNIYGRLAKRHRGGGVAQRVRLLDFKRQRKDIYCTVLRVEYDPTRSAHSALVQYDDGVLSYILSPAGIRPGMRLLSSLHAEIKPGNSLPLHKIPAGSIVHNLEIRPGAGGQIARAAGTFATIISKDDQFATLKLSSTEIRKFPLECWATIGQVSNVLHGQRIIGKAGRNRWLGWRPEVRGVAANPNTHPHGGGSGKRHTKRPKCSIWGICRDGYKTRCKAKPLGFIVQRKLCGRLQKKYGLH from the exons atgtCAAATGGATTGGTTATGTGCAAACGCTACTTCTCAC AGGCATATTGTAACTTGAAACGAGTTATCCCTCCACttattgattttgaaaCGGGATTTCCCAAGACAAACATCGCACCTCCCAAAGTGATCGACGCTTTTACCATC GATAAGCAAAAAATGCTACTCAAAAGCTATGGATTAAGAGAATCAACGTTTAAG GGCCGCGTAATATCGCAGTTATCGGTTAAAAGAGTTAAATTTGCCGGCAGAAATATTTATGGCAGA CTAGCAAAAAGACATAGGGGTGGAGGGGTGGCACAACGAGTAAGATTACTAGATTTTAAAAGGCAGAGGAAAGATATATACTGCACTGTACTTCG aGTAGAATACGACCCTACTAGGAGTGCTCATTCTGCGCTGGTTCAATATGATGATGGGGTTTTATCTTATATTTTGTCGCCCGCAGGAATTAGACCGGGAATGAGATTGCTTTCCAGTTTACATGCAGAAATAAAACCAGGAAATTCGCTGCCTCTACACAAAATTCCT GCTGGATCTATTGTACACAATTTGGAGATTAGACCGGGAGCCGGGGGCCAAATTGCAAGAGCTGCTGGCACTTTCGCCACAATTATATC taaagATGATCAATTTGCCACgctaaaattatcatctaCAGAAATTAGGAAGTTCCCATTAG aGTGCTGGGCCACTATCGGTCAAGTATCGAATGTTTTACATGGACAACGGATCATTGGGAAGGCTGGGAGGAATAG ATGGCTTGGGTGGAGACCTGAAGTAAGAGGTGTAGCTGCTAACCCAAACACTCACCCACACGGGG GTGGATCAGGGAAGAGACATACCAAAAGACCAAAGTGTTCAATTTGGGGCATTTGCCGAGATGGATACAAAACCCGTTGTAAAGCAAAACCATTGGGATTTATCGTACAGCGGAAGCTCTGTGGGAGATTGCAAAAGAAGTATGGCCTACACTAA
- a CDS encoding hypothetical protein (overlaps_old_locusTagID:BBM_III02700), with product MGARKLFSGGKIARKFKGCENPFGKIKSKEVKSGMLDYYRQSRRAHAIIDERRHNFNRNKNKFSLEDQECLENDCSLGDFDEPPPSVPLKSKVSNVIFQSRLNKIEMKVARDERFSKLAEIDEMFDNVRNELSFKKIHNEEEADEFDDIKSKFSAGIDVKITKIQQKNRTLYNKLVSLIGNHTIAQILSVIKREISDINNSELPELLDFSVELVSMNLKKRNDWWDFTHSISKMLSAKEYKNKVYQYFLNSVKIMYKRLVDESNKLPGNDNLQYYQEEVNDWTIDINCSNVFTQLFNGNNDIELATLIFAVKLFPLSPNNSECKLGYIALLLLENFARAVITQYNNLTHLHYEYFTVIYTVALQNKMFIPVLFVLAKEIIEHNTNLEIEFVEEVIVSTAIIIKHLANSSKGTYILSHLWYTKDMECQIKRFKQGHLLVNVMNELRENGLEPLSLLNSQPKSAILEAPKLVLMDNKKKKQKDGLKKAVRREKKRVSKVISQESQVLRDQQISSSLEHKQRVESRYKEILSAAMIEQEEFKKEATRGGDMDTSLMKHRKRRKSRLAGNATV from the exons ATGGGCGCCAGGAAGCTCTTTTCTG GTGGCAAAATCGCACGTAAATTTAAGGGATGCGAAAATCCATTTGGCAAAATTAAATCCAAAGAG GTCAAAAGTGGAATGTTGGATTACTATCGTCAGAGTCGACGCGCCCACGCCATTATTGATGAGAGGAGGCATAATTTCAACAGGAATAagaataaattttcattagaAGATCAAGAATGTTTGGAAAATGATTGTTCTTTGGGGGACTTTGATGAGCCTCCGCCATCAGTTCCCCTCAAATCGAAGGTttcaaatgtaatttttcaatccAGGCTGAATAAAATTGAG ATGAAAGTAGCTCGGGATGAGAGGTTTAGTAAATTGGCTGAGATTGACGAGATGTTTGATAATGTAAGGAATGAATTATCCtttaaaaaaatccatAATGAAGAGGAAgctgatgaatttgatgatatcAAAAGTAAGTTTTCAGCGGGAATTgatgtaaaaattacaaaaatacaacAGAAAAATCGCACTCTCTATAACAAACTGGTCAGTTTAATCGGCAATCACACTATTGCTCAAATATTATCTGTCATAAAAAG GgaaattagtgatattaaCAATAGTGAACTTCCAGAATTGCTAGATTTTTCTGTCGAATTAGTTAGCATGAATCTAAAAAAACGGAACGATTGGTGGGATTTCACTCATTCAATCTCTAAAATGTTAAGTGCTAAAGAGTATAAAAATAAAGTTTACCAATACTTCTTGAATTCTGTCAAGATAATGTACAAACGATTAGTAGATGAATCAAACAAACTTCCAGGCAATGATAATCTGCAATATTATCAAGAGGAAGTGAATGATTGGACAATAGACATTAATTGCTCTAACGTATTCACTCAACTATTTAATggaaataatgatattgaattgGCTACGCTAATTTTTGCTGTCAAATTATTTCCCCTAAGCCCTAATAATTCTGAGTGTAAACTGGGATATATCGCATTGCTATTACTAGAGAACTTTGCGCGCGCGGTAATAACACaatacaacaatttaacacATTTACATTACGAATATTTTACAGTGATATATACTGTTGCACTGcaaaataaaatgtttataCCAGTGTTGTTTGTGTTGGCTAAGGAAATAATCGAGCATAATACAAACTtggaaattgaatttgttgaagAAGTAATCGTCAGCACtgcaattataattaagCACTTggcaaattcatcaaaagGCACTTATATACTATCCCATTTATGGTACACCAAAGATATGGAGTGTCAAATTAAAAGATTTAAACAGGGGCACTTATTGGTTAATGTAATGAATGAGTTGAGGGAGAATGGCCTCGAACCACTATCTTTGTTAAACTCCCAGCCCAAG AGTGCGATATTGGAAGCACCAAAGTTAGTGCTTATGGACAATAAAAAGAAGAAACAGAAAGATGGATTGAAGAAGGCCGTTAGAAGGGAGAAGAAACGCGTCTCTAAAGTG ATTTCCCAGGAATCCCAAGTGCTTCGAGATCAGCAAATTTCCAGTAGCTTGGAACATAAGCAGCGTGTTGAAAGTAGATACAAAGAAATACTTTCCGCTGCCATGATTGAGCAGGAAGAGTTTAAGAAGGAAGCAACTAGAG GGGGGGACATGGATACCAGTCTCATGAAGCATAGGAAAAGGAGGAAAAGTAGATTAGCTGGAAATGCCACTGTATAA
- a CDS encoding hypothetical protein (overlaps_old_locusTagID:BBM_III02700), with protein sequence MPLYKLLSYINLYTYKFENRVYISHPSLGSTCRFALNFGTTGLSQFHKVADDTLEDIYDSLDSLYGEHIESIDLSNGVLTAVFKIMPRNPILISKNEDKSEIWYASHSGVDYFSLKPRETLLDSWKSNANNILLSKKIAEDIKKIVGN encoded by the exons ATGCCACTGTATAAACTACTTtcttatataaatttgtacaCATATAAATTCGAAAATCGTGTCTATATTAGCCATCCTAGTTTAGGTTCAACTTGCAGATTTGCTCTCAATTTTGGTACGACCGGGCTTAGTCAGTTCCATAAGGTGGCTGATGATACATTAGAa gATATATACGACTCTTTAGACTCATTGTATGGCGAGCACATTGAATCCATTGATCTAAGt AATGGAGTCCTAACTGCCgtattcaaaattatgcCCAGGAACCCAATTTTGATTAGTAAAAATGAAGATAAGTCTGAAATTTGGTATGCATCTCACTCTGGTGTAGACTACTTTTCACTCAAACCGAGGGAAACTCTATTAGATTCATGGAAATCCAATGCGAACA ACATATTGCTATCAAAAAAAATAGCAGAAGATATAAAGAAAATCGTCGGAAATTAA
- a CDS encoding hypothetical protein (overlaps_old_locusTagID:BBM_III02705), translating into MDGFGFGAVGGLFGSSPSFSTFNSDPVPVDTKPFPEFRRRLTSDGMEEWDSNDAVNDFGFQKSVKRGVSTSSPAQGIVPIDVNLLKSSVKSALEAKSTSLTLYGQLITNVCITGRISDINELPSMIVMVLEDEWGKVNIRTGRNASSNPSDGNLVNVVGAVIILSEEDYYIDATHIRIVDDIFQEYHKVAVKFAAYSLDAATRLHSTSNSKLQSTVLIDKESWKHVKLGVEYDFITNPVEIAVIKFLTTQNDKIASIAVVTKSLADYQEQEIKEAIDSLVKQSEVGISGQLCFLP; encoded by the exons ATGGATGGCTTTGGTTTCGGTGCGGTGGGCGGACTCTTTGGGTCATCTCCCTCCTTCTCCACCTTCAATTCGGATCCTGTTCCTGTAGACACAAAACCTTTTCCAGAATTTCGGAGGAGATTGACTTCTGATGGCATGGAAGAGTGGGATAGCAATGATGCAGTCAACGATTTTGGCTTTCAAAAATCGGTAAAAAGAGGAGTATCAACTTCTTCTCCCGCACAGGGAATCGTTCCAATTGATGTAAATCTGCTTAAATCATCGGTAAAAAGTGCACTAGAGGCCAAAAGTACAAGTCTAACACTCTACGGGcaattaataacaaatgtGTGCATTACAGGACGGATTAGTGACATTAACGAATTGCCCAGTATGATAGTGATGGTTTTGGAAGATGAATGGGGGAAAGTTAACATTAGAACTGGTAGAA ACGCAAGTAGTAATCCTTCGGATGGAAACTTGGTTAATGTTGTAGGTGctgtaataattttatctgaGGAAGATTACTACATTGATGCCACGCATATTCGTATTGTGGATGATATATTTCAGGAATATCATAAAGTTGCCGTTAAATTCGCGGCATATTCGTTGGATGCCGCTACGCGTTTGCATAGTACAAGTAATTCTAAATTACAGTCTACTGTATTGATTGACAAAGAGTCTTGGAAACATGTTAAATTGGGCGTCGAGTATGATTTCATCACAAATCCAGTCGAAATTGCGGTAATAAAGTTTTTGACAACCCAAAACGATAAAATTGCAAGTATTGCTGTTGTTACTAAATCGTTGGCAGATTATCAAGAACAGGAGATTAAGGAGGCTATTGATTCCCTGGTTAAACAATCTGAAGTTGGTATTTCAGGCCAACTCTGTTTTTTACCTTGA
- a CDS encoding Protein SERAC1 (overlaps_old_locusTagID:BBM_III02710), with translation MNKLNTNVRHFGCFNVKTTGPWTKRGRNISLEYPALRDLLELNEDQRLEKGVNLSKQILNSKIPNWDYLTCTLQIVSDGAIKNKDIALRDILVHAINISGQSAIDGAEGKSHNNCPSRIYYESLRGLANYHNTTNSYPLGIYPIYLPNYTLDPLAKYSGIPHAGLNKPLIDVVIIHGVCGSPFRTWRLSKAAESNDLYKKEVPRDICWYWLWPRELLAREFPNVRIIAIEYYSQFLKAKARFPWANRFGLERKIWVQGEWVEDFQTLESGNFTGLANKFCKKLRRAGVGNNPLLILGHSFGGLLTQLMLLSDPELMNNLHAIVGYAVPYLGSSHGTNPRNLRILKLIGMEFTDTIKKICDDTFINHLLNNFSKLIEKRLFKIYTFEETIETRVTRLGINTFIVEHGKANPPFTDQHFRPLHSCHNDVCKPNGKDDVRYKPIAEIIHKLTLNRQ, from the coding sequence atgaataaattaaacacGAATGTGAGACACTTTGGATGTTTTAACGTTAAAACAACGGGCCCCTGGACCAAGAGAGGGAGGAATATATCTCTCGAGTATCCAGCACTTAGAGATTTGTTGGAACTTAATGAGGATCAAAGACTAGAAAAGGGGGTGAATTTATCCAAACAAATTCTGAATTCAAAGATCCCAAATTGGGACTATCTAACCTGCACATTGCAGATAGTATCAGATGGAGCTATAAAAAACAAGGATATCGCACTTAGGGATATTTTGGTCCACGCCATAAACATATCTGGGCAATCTGCCATTGATGGCGCTGAAGGAAAATCTCACAATAATTGTCCAAGTAGAATATACTACGAATCGCTCAGAGGGCTGGCCAATTATCACAACACGACAAATTCATATCCTCTGGGTATCTATCCAATCtatttaccaaattatACTCTGGATCCACTGGCTAAATACAGTGGAATACCACATGCCGGCCTAAACAAGCCATTAATTGATGTGGTAATCATACATGGAGTATGCGGTTCACCTTTTAGAACCTGGAGATTATCTAAAGCGGCAGAATCAAATGACCTATACAAGAAAGAAGTTCCTAGGGATATTTGCTGGTATTGGTTGTGGCCAAGAGAGCTTTTGGCCAGGGAATTCCCCAACGTACGCATCATCGCCATAGAATACTACTCTCAGTTCCTTAAGGCGAAAGCTAGATTCCCCTGGGCCAATAGATTCGGACTTGAACGGAAGATTTGGGTGCAAGGTGAATGGGTTGAGGATTTTCAAACTTTGGAATCTGGAAATTTCACCGGTTTGGCTAACAAATTCTGCAAAAAACTAAGACGTGCAGGAGTGGGCAACAATCCTTTGCTGATCCTCGGTCATTCATTTGGTGGATTACTTACACAATTGATGTTGTTGAGCGACCCTGAATTGATGAATAACTTGCATGCAATTGTCGGCTATGCTGTCCCTTACCTTGGGAGCAGCCATGGTACAAATCCCAGAAATTTACGCATTTTAAAACTCATTGGGATGGAATTCACtgatacaataaaaaaGATTTGCGATGATACATTTATAAACCATTtgttgaataatttttcaaaattgatCGAAAAGAGACTGTTCAAAATATACACTTTTGAAGAGACAATTGAGACTAGAGTTACTAGATTGGGAATTAACACATTTATTGTGGAACATGGCAAGGCAAACCCTCCTTTCACAGATCAGCATTTTCGCCCATTACACTCGTGCCACAATGACGTATGCAAGCCCAATGGAAAGGATGATGTTAGGTATAAACCCATAGCGGAGATTATACATAAACTTACCCTCAATCGTCAATGA
- a CDS encoding Telomerase Cajal body protein 1 (overlaps_old_locusTagID:BBM_III02715), whose translation MGIEVEHVLSISHNESKPDNYLRFGKFSPDGSLISTVANDNTLKIFENPVSPFYTNITNTAISDNLISDEFRDFCWFPRFTFTEEASKCFALASRGHPVNLYSTSFKPYFSYKPQDYNGDLAESYTVTFHPLGGMIVIGLKNQIQLFDVIHSTNPLQILGFGTRKDKGRIGIVSSVSFNVDGRRYLIGTHSGFIALCENTDYSFLSDPQHKQGGINQLCWVDDNTFLVGSRQDMFIREYDIREGLVARYKRPSISTQKLPFCTYHAYIIAGTSDSKLQIINRTSNCCDKAYLVDNPCGVCDIDGNLLLLCTGTRYPSQATINCEGIELNTCGSRFNLYKLIES comes from the exons ATGGGCATTGAGGTTGAACATGTGCTGTCTATATCGCACAATGAATCAAAACCAGATAATTACTTAAGGTTCGGAAAGTTTTCCCCGGATGGATCTCTCATCTCAACTGTAGCTAATGATAACACccttaaaatatttgaaaatccCGTGTCTCcattttacacaaataTTACTAACACCGCTATCAGTGACAATCTAATTAGTGACGAGTTTAGGGATTTTTGCTGGTTCCCAAGATTTACCTTCACTGAAGAAGCTAGTAAGTGCTTCGCTTTAGCCTCCCGTGGCCATCCG gtaaatttatattccaCGAGTTTCAAGCCCTATTTCTCATACAAGCCACAGGATTACAACGGGGACCTAGCTGAGTCTTATACTGTGACGTTCCACCCCCTGGGCGGCATGATCGTTATTGGCCTAAAGAATCAAATACAACTTTTTGACGTAATTCACTCGACAAATCCACTACAG ATTCTGGGATTTGGCACCAGGAAGGACAAGGGGAGAATTGGCATTGTGTCTTCTGTGTCATTCAACGTGGACGGGAGGAGATATCTCATAGGCACACATAGTGGGTTTATCGCCCTTTGCGAAAATACCGACTATTCATTTCTCTCAGATCCACAACATAAGCAAGGAGGTATTAACCAG CTGTGCTGGGTGGACGATAACACATTTTTAGTTGGGAGTAGACAAGATATGTTCATTCGTGAATACGATATAAGAGAGGGACTGGTGGCAAGGTATAAACGACCTTCAATATCTACGCAGAAATTGCCATTTTGCACCTACCATGCTTACATTATTGCAG GCACCAGCGATTccaaattacaaattattaatcgTACATCGAATTGTTGCGATAAGGCATATTTGGTTGACAATCCTTGTGGAGTGTGTGATATAGACGGAAATTTGTTgttattat GCACTGGAACTAGATATCCATCGCAAGCTACTATCAATTGCGAAGGCATAGAGCTGAATACATGCGGGTCGAgatttaatttatacaagCTCATTGAATCGTAG
- a CDS encoding hypothetical protein (overlaps_old_locusTagID:BBM_III02720) — MYAYNNLLLAVTYLALISCVNGAYERSFRGRWKVAQSINQRKVDQILSQYTLDPTHIDEFKQKLFSNFMSFQFGNYNEVLKTDLTGLLEHKGGVWEYSPSWMSYIKNDTNKPIGILKFENYYKTVHNGKFLHFAIYYQIDIYKGKYNFGGGSAVPSRLGGQVWLSMHPIWPTMQFRIGTFTLEPDVGRLLYDQATGPLSEHLKRRHRSKEI, encoded by the exons ATGTATGCATATAACAACTTGTTATTGGCAGTTACATATCTAGCATTAATATCTTGTGTAAATGGTGCCTATGAACGTTCTTTTAGGGGCCGATGGAAGGTGGCACAGAGTATAAATCAGCGCAAAGTTGATCAGATATTATCGCAATACACATTAGATCCGACAcatattgatgaatttaagCAGAAACTTTTTTCTAATTTTATGAGTTTtcaatttggcaattataATGAAGTTCTTAAGACCGATTTGACAGGTTTATTAGAGCATAAGGGCGGAGTTTGGGAATATTCGCCTTCATGGATGTCCTACATCAAAAATGATACCAATAAACCCATCGGTATATTAAAATTCGAGAATTACTACAAGACTGTGCATAACGGTAAATTCTTGCATTTTGCAATATATTACCAGATAGACATATACAAGG gcaaatataattttggCGGTGGAAGTGCCGTACCTAGCAGGCTTGGAGGCCAAGTCTGGTTGTCTATGCATCCAATTTGGCCTACTATGCAGTTTAGGATCGGAACTTTTACACTGGAACCAGATGTGGGCAGGTTGCTATATGATCAAGCAACAGGACCCCTATCTGAACATTTAAAGCGGAGGCACAGGTCGAAGGAAATATAG